In Centroberyx gerrardi isolate f3 chromosome 20, fCenGer3.hap1.cur.20231027, whole genome shotgun sequence, a genomic segment contains:
- the trim65 gene encoding E3 ubiquitin-protein ligase TRIM65: protein MECQNQNLTCAICLDRFRVPVTIPCGHTFCQKCITVHWDTQSKADVGPQCPFCNEKFPTRPILKRNVSLSVLTEAANSTNPSCRESLMRGSEGARAMMLCDRHKKPLVYYCKQDKMSVCCECAISECANHQMLLLEAERENQELLLQRKSMEAGKLLEETEKSIGELTENISKAKVTLQQTSAWVNTKFSTLMKVLAEKQEATEHFIEEEKEDALSQAEARLAELQERAQKLRESQVQIAALHNLSDTQLIKESLLVEVPRFQDIPVEVTPNLQDRLNGVTDVLSRVSKLVSEDLEKAVCTAVGQDKQGSPQDKRPVLAVVPSPAAPCHPTGKEGLSAYRCSLTFDPRTANGHLLLSQENRRAEHLTSGPRPVPAHEARFDHTWQVLCFQGFTHGQHYWELEVSKPWAYLGVTYETIPRKEKGKRCMVGMNELSWSLQLDERQLSAWHNGRRETVVGHSQHSRIGMLLDYEAGTLTYYGDGQTRLHAFHCAFTQELFPACWIGEGVSITLCST, encoded by the exons ATGGAGTGTCAGAATCAAAATTTGACCTGCGCCATTTGCCTGGACCGGTTCAGAGTCCCTGTCACCATCCCCTGCGGTCACACCTTCTGTCAGAAGTGCATCACGGTTCACTGGGACACACAGAGCAAGGCAGATGTCGGACCTCAGTGCCCCTTCTGCAACGAGAAATTCCCAACCAGGCCCATTCTCAAGCGCAACGTGTCCCTCTCCGTCTTGACCGAGGCTGCGAACAGCACCAACCCCTCCTGCAGAGAGTCGCTTATGAGGGGGAGTGAAGGGGCGAGGGCCATGATGCTGTGTGATCGCCATAAGAAGCCGTTGGTGTATTACTGCAAGCAGGACAAAATGTCTGTGTGCTGCGAGTGTGCCATCTCCGAATGCGCGAACCATCAGATGCTGTTGTTGGAGGCAGAAAGGGAAAATCAAGag CTGCTACTGCAAAGGAAGAGTATGGAGGCGGGAAAACTcctggaagagacagagaaaagtaTTGGCGAGCTTACTGAGAACATCAGCAAAGCCAAG GTGACTCTACAGCAGACTTCAGCCTGGGTGAACACCAAGTTCTCCACACTGATGAAAGTGCTGGCTGAGAAGCAGGAGGCCACGGAGCACTTcatagaggaggagaaagaggatgcCCTCTCCCAGGCGGAGGCTAGGCTAGCCGAACTTCAGGAGCGGGCCCAGAAGCTCCGAGAGAGCCAAGTCCAGATAGCAGCCCTGCATAACCTCTCTGACACTCAGCTCATCAAG GAATCGCTGCTGGTGGAGGTTCCGCGTTTCCAGGACATTCCGGTGGAGGTAACGCCTAACCTGCAGGATCGGCTAAACGGCGTCACGGACGTCCTGTCCCGGGTCTCCAAGCTGGTGTCGGAGGACCTGGAGAAAGCTGTGTGCACCGCTGTGGGTCAGGACAAGCAAG GTTCTCCTCAGGATAAGCGTCCAGTCCTGGCTGTGGTTCCCAGTCCCGCTGCTCCGTGCCACCCTACTGGGAAGGAGGGCCTCAGCGCTT ACAGATgctctctgacctttgaccctcgcACGGCCAACGGGCACCTACTTCTGTCCCAGGAAAACCGGAGGGCGGAGCACCTGACCTCCGGGCCCCGGCCCGTCCCCGCCCACGAGGCCCGCTTCGACCACACCTGGCAGGTGCTCTGCTTTCAGGGCTTCACCCACGGACAGCACTACTGGGAGCTGGAGGTGTCCAAGCCATGGGCCTATCTCGGG GTGACCTACGAGACCATCCCCAGGAAGGAGAAGGGCAAGCGGTGCATGGTGGGGATGAACGAGCTGTCCTGGAGCCTGCAGCTGGACGAGCGGCAGCTCAGCGCCTGGCACAACGGCCGCCGGGAGACGGTGGTCGGCCACTCCCAGCACAGCCGCATCGGCATGCTGCTGGACTACGAGGCGGGGACGCTGACCTACTACGGGGACGGGCAGACCAGGCTCCACGCTTTCCACTGTGCCTTCACCCAGGAGCTGTTCCCCGCCTGCTGGATAGGGGAGGGCGTCAGCATCACCCTCTGCTCCACATGA
- the wbp2 gene encoding WW domain-binding protein 2 codes for MALNQNNSESGGVIINNSESVLMNYDNVELVFCDADSLPEAFRKSKKGSIYLTPYRVIFLAKGRDALQSFMMPFYLMKGCEVKQPVLGANYIKGTITAEPGGGWEGSASFKLVFAAGGAIEFGQYMLQVAAQASRGQPVTAGFGGCPYMANGAYACPPPPANGMYPAGPPPGYTYPNPPPPGGFYPNPPAFDGPAAYMPPPPYSAPLGQQPPHDPDLPSTSAAEAKAAEAAASASCATLPPTHVYLPQDKPPPYSPPEDKKNQ; via the exons ATGGCTCTGAACCAGAACAACTCGGAATCCGGCGGtgtcatcatcaacaacagtgAAAG CGTGTTGATGAACTATGATAACGTGGAGCTGGTTTTCTGTGACGCGGACAGTCTGCCTGAAGCCTTCAGGAAGAGCAAGAAGGGGAGCATCTACCTAACTCCCTACAGG GTGATCTTCCTGGCTAAGGGGCGGGATGCTCTGCAGTCCTTCATGATGCCCTTCTACCTGATGAAGGGCTGTGAGGTCAAACAGCCTGTGCTGGGGGCCAATTACATCAAAGGCACAATTACCGCTGAGCCtggag GTGGCTGGGAGGGCTCTGCCTCTTTCAAGCTGGTGTTTGCTGCTGGAGGAGCCATAGAGTTTGGCCAGTACATGCTGCAGGTGGCAGCTCAGG CGTCCAGAGGTCAGCCAGTGACTGCTGGGTTTGGTGGATGCCCCTACATGGCTAACGGGGCCTATGcttgccctcctccccctgctaATGGGATGTACCCCGCCGGACCCCCGCCCGGCTACACCTACCccaaccctcctcctccag GTGGATTCTACCCGAACCCTCCAGCGTTTGACGGCCCCGCGGCGTACATGCCCCCCCCTCCGTACTCTGCTCCTCTGGGCCAGCAGCCCCCACATGACCCAGACCTGCCCTCCACATCAGCAG cggAGGCCAAAGCAGCCGAGGCAGCAGCTAGTGCCAGCTGTGCCACGCTGCCTCCCACACATGTCTACCTACCACAG GACAAGCCTCCTCCCTACTCCCCTCCCGAAGACAAGAAGAACCAGTAG